Within the Halichoerus grypus chromosome 2, mHalGry1.hap1.1, whole genome shotgun sequence genome, the region GGCGGGCGTCCCCTGCCCGGGGAGGACGCGGGCTCCAGTGCCCTGGGGGGCCCATCTCCCAGCCGGGCCACACGAAGTGCCCGTGTTTCAGCTTCCGGAGCCAGCGGCTGTGAGCGACGCCCTGGGGAGGAGTGAGCAGAAGGGCCGGGTGACACCAGAGCAGGGGGCTCCTTCCTCCCCGAGCCCTGCCCGCTCCGTGCTCGCCCCAGCCTCACCTCGGAGAAGGGCCCGAAGGGGCCGGGGAACACGAGCTTGCTGTGCTCACGGTGCAGGCCCTTCCCCTCGCAGGCGGAGCACAGGTCGTAGTCCGGGCACACGCTGCACTTGTAGCGGGTCCCCACCACGGGCCCATTGCACCCGTCACAGATCACGCCGGGGTGCACCAGGCCGCGGGGCACCTCCTGAGCACACGGGGGGCGGTGGTCCCGCCGACACTCCTTCTTCTCTGCAGGTGGGACCCCACACGAACCGCTCGTCACGACTGGGGGGCTTTCAGTCAGcgggcccctggccctgccctccagaCCTGGAGTCCGTGCACAACCCAGCTGTTCAAGTGACAGCAACAAGGGGACCCAAGAAGCTGCCAGGAGGGTCCCAGTCCCTGTGCCTGGTACAGTACATGGGGCCCAGGCAAGTGAGAAGTGGCAGGGAGCTGTGTCTGCATTGCTGGGGCCCTGCCCCCCGTTAAAATAAACCCCACTGCATCCCCAAagccgcccccagcccccggcccttGACAGAGTGAACCCAGAggtccccaggccccaccccttcGGGACTCCTCTCTCAGGCCCAGCACAGAGATGATGAAGTCTCGGTCTTAACCCACAGGCTCTTGCCCGCTCCTTGGAGGGGACTGCTCAGTAACCTCAAGCAGGTTTCACGCAGCAAGAAGCACCCGGCAGCGCCCAGAACAGACCTTTACCTTTAATGTAAATACGGACGAGGTCATCCTTCACATAGGACATTGCCATGGTCAGTTCCTCGTCACTGGAAAAGGCCACCAAGTCTCCATCCTCATCTAGATTGTTTACAAGACCGCATGTGAGTACCCGAGCCTTGTCAGTCATACCAGCTGCTGAGAAGGGCGCAGGCTGAGCTAGAGGGGCGTCTGCTCGCCTAGGAACGGACGCACACGTGTGTGAGCCAGGGGGCGGCGGAGGCCAGACCGCCCGTGCTCTGTAAGACCGCCTGGAAGGTAAGCACTCGGACGTGCGGCCCGGGCGCCCACGGAGGCAGAGCGTGCGGGGTGCCGCTCCTGTAGCCGAGCCAGCTGCCCCTTAAGCCGGTGCTGCCTCGGTCCACGGCTGACCGGGCTGAGACCCAACGTCAATGTAGGAGATCCCCACCTGCGACTGGCTCCTGGGGGCCCAGCCCCTCCAAAGGCCGTGGGCCTCCTGTGGTTTAGGAGAGTCAAGGAGATGAGTACATCTGCCTGCTTCCGCCCCCAGTGAAGCTACAGTATTTGTATGAACTCTCTGATTTTTAGATTTAGCAAATGGTGTGAAAGTCCCACCGTGCAGGCCAAACCAGCCCCTAACCCGCAGGCTGCGCCAGCCCTGTGGGCCACCCGAGGCAACACCCACCGGAAGAACAGGGGCAGCGTCAAAAGGTGGTAACCCAAACACGCATCCCCTAAGGAGCGGAAAAACAAAACGGGGTATGTCCGcaaaatggaatgttattcaaccACAAAAAGGCATGAAGTCCGGACACAAGCTGCAACACAGCTAAACCTTGGAAATGTCATGCCGAGTACAAGAAGCCGGTTACAAAAGAATAGGAAAGTGTAGGGCTCCGTGTCTATGTTtctaggaaatgtccagaataaggaAATCCATCGGGAAAGAGATTAGCGGCTGCTTAGAGCTGAAGGGGACGAGGAGAGAGCTCAACCGTAGAGTTCCTCTCGCAGGTGATGCAAAGGTTCTAAACCCGTGAGGAGGACGGTCGCACAAGTCGCTCAAAACTGTTCACGTGAAATGGGTGAACTGCACGGGAAGTGGAGGATAGCTCCATAAAGTTGTCACAAAAACCAACCAAGCAGGAACGGGTCTGGCCAGTTGGCAGTGCTCCTAAGGGTGGGCCCggcactgcccctcccaggggccGGCCTTGGCTCCCGCCCCCCCGCGCCCCGCTTCCCTGCCCCGACcggctccccccacacccccccgcCACACCAGCGCAGCAAGAAACGGAGCGCGGTCCTGGGCTCCCGTCCCTCCGCCGACGCTGCTGCAGAACGTCCCGACTGGGTCCTTCTGTCCCCTGCCCGCGGGGGAACGTTCCCACTCAGGCCGGCCTCGGGCGCCCCGGGGCCGCTCCCGACCGCtcctccccgccgccgccgccgccgccccgggcTCGCCCGCCAGGCCCCGCCGCGCTCATTGGCCCGCCTCCCCGCTCTCCCCCGCCAGCCCTTCCTCCGCGTCCGGCGGCGCTTCCGGGGCCCTCGCCAGCCCCGAGTCGGCAGCAGCGAGCCGTCAGCGTAACCCGAGCGCCCGCCGCCGGCCTGCGAGGACGCCCCAGCGCGCCCCGGGCCAAGACCTGCGACGTCACGGCGGGAGGAGGGCCGGCGCCCTGCGCCCCCGGGACCCCCGGGCCCGACACCCGCCGGCAGCGCCCGAGCCGACGCCGACCCCCTCCCCGGAGAGCGGCCGGAGTCGGCCCCCGCGGGCGCCCCAGGCCGGACGAGCAGCCGCCCCGCGGGGCAAGCCTGCGTCACGGCCCCGCGCAGCCCCCCGAGGGCGCCGGGCCCGCTCACCGCGGTAGTACGTCTGGAAGCCGCCGGGCCGCAGCACCGGGAACAGGGCGGCCACCCGGCTCAGCAGCCGCTCGCAGGGCCCGGGCCCGGCCGCGGCCTCCGCCTCGGCCTCCGCCTCGGCCTCGGGGCTGAAGCAGAAGCTGAAGCGGCGGATCTCGCGGGCCGCGTCCTCCTTGCCCAGAAGATAGGCCTTCACGGTGAGCGACGCCATCGCTACCGGTCGGAGAGCAGGAGACGGAGccgggccgcggcggcggcgggcgcgcggCTTTTGTAAAGAACGCgggcagccccgcccccgccggcctCCTGGGGGCGTGGTctccgcgccccgccccgccgcgccgccCCGCGCGAGCCGCCCTGCCGCGGCCCCGAGCCCGCTGCCCCGCCGTCCCCTCGTGGTGTCCCGCACCCCCTTAGCGCCGACCCCTCTCCTCACTGTCCTCGGTGCCCCCGAGACCCCAAGAGGCCGGCCCGGGACTCCGACATCTAGGGCTGGGCTCCGGCCTCCTCACCTGCGGGGAAAGCACCCACGGAGGtcccccccagaaccctcccaggcctgggcctggCGGTGACTCAGCAAAGCACAACGGAggccgcgggggtggggggctggggggaagccCAGCGCGGCGGGAGGGGGGCCACTGCGGGCCCGAAGCCCCAGGCCAGAGCCAACCGCTCCCGAGGCCCTGTCCGGGCCCTGCCACTCTCCGCAGCCTCCCATCCCGGTGGCAGCCCGCTCCAGCGCCCCCAGCGTCCTCCATGACGGCCCCTTACCGGGTTGAGGGGCGTACCCCCCATCAGGCCTGAGCCTCAGAGGAGCTCCCAGTGGGATAGGGGGTAAGGCTGAGGGGTGCCGGGGGAGCACGGGGTCCCCTCCCCCTCACCTGGCCAGAGGGCCGGCGGCCGCTTCCGGGAGCCTCAGTGGCCATCACGTGCTCCGCGTGGGAGCCGGACCCACACCTGTCAGCACAGAGTTCCGTTCCCAGGTGGTGCCCAAAGGGCCTGCGTGGTGTCAGGCCTGTTGGCCTCAAGGGCATCCCACGGGTCAGAGCAGCAGCCCTCCGGCTAGTAACCAAGAAACAGGGCTCTATGTGACAAAACCCGCCTGTTCACAAGGCCTGGAGGAAGGGGGGTCTGGGAAGGAGGTGGGCGGGAAGGGTAGGTCGCCCTCTGTAGTGTCCCAGGCGGGGTCCTGAGAGTAGAAGGCAGACCTGTTGAGTCGGAGTCATGTCCTCTGGTGGTGGGGTTTGTGCGATGGGAGAGCCAGAAgggaagggtgggtgggtgggcttGGCTCCGAGCTGTGGAGGCCATCTGCTTATGGGAACACAGCAGGGACCTGTCCGCAGGTGTGGCTGGTCCTTCCCAGGGGGCTCCAGAGTAGGTGCACCTCGCCCCAAGCAGCCCTTTGAAGAGGCCATACCCTCTCAGGCCCCTCCCCGCATCCCTGTTGTGAGCCTGGGAAAGGGACCCGATGCTCACTGCCCTGCAGACGGGGTCAGAGGATGGACAAGGGGCAGGCTGGGCAGAGGCTGCCGGGGCCCACAGGTGTCCATGGGTGTGTGACTCAGCAGCCCCGGGGCCTCGCCACGCAGGGCAGCCTGGACCAAGAGCCCAGCTTCCCAGCCCCCCAAGTTTCAGGGGCCTCATCCGAGTGAGTGGGGTGTGCAGAAGGAAagccctggggctctgggggACCTCGGGTCTCAGGAAGGGCTCGAGGTGCGGCCCCTGTCCAAACAAGCAGCGGAAACAGACGCGTGCAGGCAGAACCTCCTTTGCTTTCTGGCCCTTTAGCCCCACTGGAGACCACGGTGGGTCTGCAAGGAGGGATGGAGAGCTTAGGGGAAATGGGGGTGGCAGGAAATGGGGCCGGGGAAGCCAACCTGGAGGCCCCCACCCCTAGGAGAGTCCCCGCTCTGGCCTGCCCAGGATGCCCTCCCGCTGAGCgtggccctggccctgccctcccctcctcccccaaggcCAGTGAGAAGTAAACAAGGCGGCGGCTGGGGAACCCCCTGGCAGGGCCCTGTTGCCTGCCAGGAGAGGTCAGGTGGTCTGGCCGGCAGTGAGTCAGCATCCCATGACCACCGTCCTAACAGGGGGATCCCCGCCCCACTGCTACCTAGCTCAGTGACATTTTAACAGGCAGCCGGGGTGGGGAGCGGGACCCCAGAGCCGCAAGAGCCCACAGAGGCCCCCGAGGCAGCAGGGAGACCAGAGCCAAGCAGACCCTGTCCCCGGGGTCCAAAGCCCCCTTCTGACATCTGCTGCCTGGCCCCTCCCTGGACTTCAGGGACCTCCCCTGTGCCGGCTGGCACCTGAGTCAGAAGACCCACTATGCACCAGTCCCGCCATCTTCGGGCGTATGACAAGCCTCTGAGTCTCCCCATCTTTGGAATGGGGCCCTCCCAGATAGCTGGCTAGGGTTTGGCTGCCTTTGGGGGCATCAGCTGGCAGTGGGGGTGTCAGGAAGGAGACCAGAGTAGGGTTTGAGGTGAAACAGTGGGGAGCACAGAAGAGACATGAGTCAGGAGTTTCCGGGGGATGAGCAGGGGTGGCCGGGAGGTCATCTGATTCGGTTTATTGCTGTCTCATGTTGTAAGCACCTC harbors:
- the SQSTM1 gene encoding sequestosome-1 isoform X1, with translation MASLTVKAYLLGKEDAAREIRRFSFCFSPEAEAEAEAEAAAGPGPCERLLSRVAALFPVLRPGGFQTYYRDEDGDLVAFSSDEELTMAMSYVKDDLVRIYIKGLEGRARGPLTESPPVVTSGSCGVPPAEKKECRRDHRPPCAQEVPRGLVHPGVICDGCNGPVVGTRYKCSVCPDYDLCSACEGKGLHREHSKLVFPGPFGPFSEGVAHSRWLRKLKHGHFVWPGWEMGPPGHWSPRPPRAGDARPGSAAESAAGPSEDPSVNFLKNVGESVAAALSPLGIEVDIDVEHGGKRSRLAPVSPGSSGTEEKCGSQPSSCSSDPGKPDADPEGAARSLAEQMDKVALESVPPEEQMESDNCSGADEDWTHLSSKEVDPSTGELQSLQMPESEGPGSLDSSQEGPTGLKEAALYPHLPPEADPRLIESLSQMLSMGFSDEGGWLTRLLQTKNYDIGAALDTIQYSKHPL